From one Gracilibacillus salinarum genomic stretch:
- a CDS encoding amidohydrolase has translation MKEITLLFKNANVLTLDKENHKAGSVAVADGRIVGVWEESEPPAGEVTITDNTNVIDLQGATLLPGFVDTHNHILMSGTMRDMLNCSTPPNETIEDLKELIAEKAENTADGEWIVGFGYDDTLLAELRHPTRADLDPVSPNHPVILMHASGHLAVANSAALELAGLADDTKDPESGGHFGRDSEGKLNGVLYEAAAQMPVRVKMPQKTEGEMIEDLRYAAQEYVAQGITTNSDAAVSTLAELEVHTKAAANGINPMRTQLMIMHFLLRDGQPYGGYTPEQIDQEIKEKSNGLARLDSAKMFQDGSIQGLTGALRKPYYQNPGVYGDLIFAQEDLNEEVLDLHKRGFRITTHGNGDRAIGSIIDAYENAIINSAREDHKHRIEHVQSATTEDIENMARLGIAGSFFINHVYFWGDRHENIFLGPDRGRRISPLKDAVDNDLLFTLHSDCPVTPISPLFSVWAAVNRTTSSGKILGPEQRIDVITALKSMTIYGAELIFDEENVGSIEIGKCADFAVLEEDPTSIAPEKIKDIKIQSTYIDGKAVYENKELVTN, from the coding sequence ATGAAAGAAATAACTTTATTATTTAAAAATGCTAATGTGTTAACGTTGGACAAGGAAAACCACAAAGCAGGTTCTGTAGCAGTTGCAGATGGTAGAATCGTAGGGGTTTGGGAAGAGAGCGAGCCGCCAGCGGGGGAAGTAACGATTACCGATAATACTAATGTTATAGATTTACAGGGCGCAACGTTACTACCGGGCTTTGTTGACACACATAACCACATTTTAATGTCTGGGACAATGCGCGATATGCTTAATTGCAGCACACCACCAAATGAAACAATTGAAGATCTTAAAGAACTGATAGCAGAAAAAGCAGAAAATACAGCTGACGGCGAATGGATTGTAGGTTTTGGCTATGATGATACATTATTAGCTGAACTTCGCCACCCAACTCGTGCTGATCTAGATCCAGTTTCACCGAATCACCCAGTTATTTTAATGCATGCATCAGGACATTTAGCGGTTGCTAACTCTGCCGCATTAGAACTAGCAGGATTAGCGGATGATACAAAGGATCCAGAATCAGGTGGGCACTTCGGACGAGACAGTGAAGGTAAATTAAACGGGGTATTATATGAAGCAGCAGCACAGATGCCAGTTAGAGTCAAGATGCCTCAGAAAACAGAAGGAGAAATGATCGAAGACTTACGATATGCTGCTCAAGAATACGTAGCACAAGGGATTACGACAAATTCAGATGCGGCGGTTAGTACACTTGCGGAATTAGAAGTCCATACGAAAGCAGCTGCAAATGGCATAAATCCGATGCGTACCCAATTAATGATCATGCACTTTTTATTACGCGATGGTCAACCATATGGTGGTTATACACCAGAGCAGATAGATCAGGAAATTAAAGAAAAATCAAATGGACTAGCTCGATTAGATAGCGCGAAAATGTTCCAGGATGGTTCGATTCAAGGACTAACAGGTGCACTGCGAAAACCTTATTATCAAAATCCAGGTGTTTACGGTGATTTGATTTTTGCTCAGGAAGACTTGAATGAAGAAGTTTTGGATCTACATAAACGTGGATTCCGAATTACCACTCATGGTAACGGCGACAGAGCAATTGGTTCAATTATTGATGCTTACGAAAATGCGATTATCAATAGCGCACGTGAGGATCATAAACACCGAATCGAACACGTACAATCAGCAACAACAGAAGATATCGAAAATATGGCTCGTTTAGGTATTGCCGGATCATTCTTTATCAATCACGTATATTTCTGGGGAGATCGCCACGAAAACATTTTCCTCGGCCCGGACAGAGGTCGAAGAATCAGTCCACTGAAAGATGCGGTCGATAATGACTTATTATTCACCCTGCATTCTGATTGTCCAGTAACACCAATTTCACCTTTATTCTCGGTTTGGGCAGCTGTTAACCGTACGACAAGCAGTGGCAAAATTTTAGGACCAGAACAGCGTATTGATGTGATCACAGCATTAAAGTCGATGACAATTTACGGTGCAGAATTAATTTTTGATGAAGAAAATGTTGGAAGTATCGAAATTGGGAAATGTGCTGACTT